One segment of Nostoc piscinale CENA21 DNA contains the following:
- a CDS encoding helix-turn-helix domain-containing protein produces MTGSITKNGAELLSVAQAAKLLGVTRQRVHNLIKNGQIIACKLGRYYYIENVEVERYQNQPMGKPYQPRSTNTP; encoded by the coding sequence ATGACAGGCTCTATTACTAAAAATGGTGCTGAATTACTCTCTGTAGCTCAAGCTGCCAAATTACTTGGTGTCACACGCCAACGAGTACACAACTTAATTAAGAATGGTCAAATTATAGCTTGCAAACTTGGACGTTATTACTACATAGAAAATGTTGAAGTCGAGCGATATCAAAATCAACCGATGGGAAAACCTTATCAACCTCGTAGTACAAATACACCATAA
- a CDS encoding restriction endonuclease yields MKIVQEVSLISIGSFEESSDWAIIRSEIRDAIALIVHPTGTSSFTINPKKHGNGVKPIKEACMIALRDRFGWRLEAPINYATKSPGKVDATKVIDNYFFALEWETGNISSSHRAVNKMVLGLIRGVFLGAALVLPSRKLYPYLTDRIGNYEELEPYFDVWRSVQLQEGFLAIFVIEHDQLDSNVPTLTKGTDGRALV; encoded by the coding sequence ATGAAGATTGTTCAAGAAGTTTCATTAATTAGTATAGGGAGTTTTGAAGAATCGAGTGATTGGGCTATAATTCGCTCTGAAATTCGTGATGCGATCGCTCTAATTGTTCACCCTACTGGTACATCTAGCTTTACCATCAATCCAAAAAAGCATGGTAATGGTGTCAAGCCTATTAAAGAAGCTTGCATGATTGCATTAAGAGATAGATTTGGATGGAGATTAGAAGCCCCCATTAACTATGCTACGAAATCACCAGGAAAAGTTGATGCTACAAAAGTAATTGATAATTATTTCTTTGCGCTTGAGTGGGAAACTGGAAATATTTCTTCCAGCCATCGTGCAGTTAATAAAATGGTGCTGGGATTAATCCGTGGTGTTTTTCTCGGTGCTGCTTTAGTTCTTCCCAGTCGGAAACTTTACCCTTATTTAACTGATAGAATTGGTAACTACGAAGAGTTAGAACCATATTTCGATGTGTGGCGATCAGTTCAACTCCAAGAAGGGTTTCTGGCGATTTTTGTAATTGAACATGATCAGCTAGATAGTAATGTCCCAACACTTACTAAAGGAACAGATGGACGTGCTTTAGTCTAA
- a CDS encoding Uma2 family endonuclease produces MSEPTIVDRIPSEIIEDGILFPPSDLLSDEPPLESDLHRDQIELLIRTLKLWWQERQNFYASGNLTIYYSPKQKKSEEFRSPDFFVVLGTEKRDRNSWVVWHEDGKYPNVIVEILSDSTAAVDRGLKKQIYQDTFRTPDYFWFDPVTLEFQGFHLVEGKYQPITPTPEGKLWSQQLELYLGVYEGKLRYFTTDNHLIPTPEEKAQQAETRAQQAQAEVNRLREILLAQGIDPDHI; encoded by the coding sequence ATGTCTGAGCCTACTATTGTAGACAGGATTCCTAGCGAAATTATAGAAGATGGTATACTTTTTCCGCCTAGTGATTTACTCAGTGACGAACCACCATTAGAAAGTGATCTCCACCGCGACCAAATTGAACTGCTAATTCGCACCTTAAAGTTATGGTGGCAAGAAAGACAAAATTTCTATGCTTCTGGTAACTTGACAATTTACTATAGCCCCAAGCAGAAAAAATCAGAAGAATTTCGCAGCCCAGATTTTTTCGTGGTGTTAGGTACAGAAAAAAGAGACCGAAATAGTTGGGTGGTATGGCATGAAGATGGCAAATATCCCAATGTGATTGTCGAAATTTTGTCAGATTCCACAGCCGCAGTAGACAGAGGCTTGAAAAAACAAATTTATCAAGATACCTTCCGCACCCCTGACTACTTCTGGTTTGACCCCGTTACTCTTGAGTTCCAAGGATTTCATTTAGTAGAAGGTAAATATCAGCCAATTACACCCACTCCAGAAGGCAAACTCTGGAGTCAGCAGTTAGAACTGTATCTCGGCGTGTATGAAGGCAAGTTAAGATACTTTACGACTGACAATCACTTAATCCCCACACCTGAAGAAAAAGCCCAGCAAGCCGAAACCCGCGCCCAACAAGCCCAAGCTGAAGTTAATCGGTTAAGGGAGATTTTACTAGCACAAGGTATTGACCCCGACCATATTTAA